One segment of Salvelinus alpinus chromosome 1, SLU_Salpinus.1, whole genome shotgun sequence DNA contains the following:
- the rab40c gene encoding ras-related protein Rab-40C, with protein MGTQGSPVKSYDYLLKFLLVGDSDVGKGEILDSLQDGSAESPYAYSSGIDYKTTTILLDGRRVKLELWDTSGQGRFCTIFRSYSRGAQGILLVYDIANRWSFEGIDRWIREIDEHAPGVPRILVGNRLHLAFKRQVPTEQARAYAEKNGMTFFEVSPLCNFNVIESFTELSRIVLMRHGMEKFWKPNRVFTLQDLCCRAIVSCTPVHLIDKLPLPVAIKSHLKSFSMANGMNAVMMHGRSYSLANAGGGSKGNSLKRSKSIKPPQSPPQNCTRNNCKIS; from the exons ATGGGTACCCAGGGCAGCCCGGTGAAGAGTTATGACTACCTGTTGAAGTTTCTCCTGGTCGGGGACAGTGATGTGGGGAAAGGGGAGATACTAGACAGCCTACAGGATGGATCTGCAGAGTCCCCATACGCTTACAGCAGCG gcATCGACTACAAGACCACCACTATTCTGCTGGATGGGAGGAGAGTGAAACTGGAGCTGTG ggacaCGTCAGGACAGGGGAGGTTCTGCACCATCTTCAGGTCCTACTCCAGAGGGGCTCAG ggGATCCTGCTGGTGTATGACATCGCAAACCGCTGGTCGTTCGAAGGCATCGACCGCTGGATACGAGAGATTGACgag CATGCCCCGGGTGTACCTCGTATCCTGGTCGGCAACCGGCTCCACCTGGCGTTCAAGCGTCAGGTTCCTACGGAGCAGGCCCGGGCGTACGCTGAGAAGAATGGCATGACCTTCTTCGAGGTCAGCCCGCTCTGCAACTTCAACGTCATCGAGTCGTTCACCGAGCTGTCTCGCATCGTACTGATGAGGCACGGCATGGAGAAGTTCTGGAAGCCCAACAGAG tctTCACTCTCCAGGACCTGTGCTGCAGAGCGATTGTCTCCTGCACGCCCGTCCACCTGATTGACAAGCTGCCGTTGCCCGTGGCGATAAAGTCCCACCTCAAGTCCTTCTCTATGGCCAATGGGATGAACGCAGTGATGATGCACGGACGGTCCTATTCGCTGGCCAATGCGGGGGGCGGGTCTAAAGGGAACAGTCTGAAGCGTTCTAAATCCATCAAACCCCCCCAGAGCCCCCCACAGAACTGCACACGCAACAACTGTAAAATCTCCTAG